From Pelmatolapia mariae isolate MD_Pm_ZW linkage group LG1, Pm_UMD_F_2, whole genome shotgun sequence, one genomic window encodes:
- the cgref1 gene encoding cell growth regulator with EF hand domain protein 1: MPFAAHTSTMQTGVLMECHLDQLVPRVLSLTLLVHLCLAAPGLPGTQREESVDAHPPSAALPNPFGSGEEERSLRQSYIQSSLKNGGQGGPEITTWEQEVFFLFGLYDYDRSGFLDGLEMMKLLSDFNSHHIPGAEASEQVVSMVDFLLQTQDLNQDGLLALSELLSPSLTHTQDPSNNNPPQQEQEAVVKEQLSNAIANVDSVGAVEQREEQIREEIQLQEDVKGKEVEPIRQMDEYERHQIPEVTIEDLGQDHNIPVHQGQPEI, translated from the exons ATGCCTTTTGCTGCTCATACATCAACTATGCAGACAG GTGTGCTCATGGAGTGTCACCTGGACCAGCTGGTTCCACGTGTTCTGTCTCTGACCCTGCTGGTACACCTGTGCCTGGCTGCACCAGGTCTTCCAGGAACACAGAG GGAGGAATCAGTAGATGCCCATCCCCCTTCTGCAGCACTACCCAATCCCTTTGGCTCTGGAGAGGAGGAACGTAG TTTGAGACAGAGTTACATTCAATCAAGCCTGAAGAATGGAGGACAAGGAGGACCAGAAATCACCACCTGGGAACAAG AGGTATTCTTCCTGTTTGGCCTTTATGATTATGATCGCAGTGGGTTCTTAGATGGCTTGGAGATGATGAAGCTCCTCTCAGATTTTAACTCCCATCATATACCTGGAGCAGAGGCCAGTGAGCAG GTGGTTTCTATGGTAGATTTCTTACTACAGACTCAGGATCTAAACCAGGATGGTCTGTTGGCTCTATCTGAACTGCTCTCCccttcactcactcacacacag GACCCAAGCAACAACAATCCACCTCAGCAGGAGCAGGAAGCAGTAGTGAAGGAACAGCTATCAAACGCTATTGCTAACGTGGACAGTGTCGGAGCAgtggagcagagagaggaacagattCGTGAAGAGATTCAGCTTCAAGAGGACgtaaaaggaaaggaagttgaACCCATAAGGCAAATGGATGAATATGAGAGACATCAAATCCCAGAAGTCACAATAGAAGATCTGGGCCAGGACCACAATATCCCTGTACATCAGGGCCAACCAGAGATATAA